In a genomic window of Deinococcus aquiradiocola:
- the tatC gene encoding twin-arginine translocase subunit TatC, which translates to MTQNDVPTMLEKSAPLLDHLEELRTRLIYSLIYLVIGLGAAWNFVPRIIKLLQEPLEHTALYKAGKLQLVATQLPEQLLMSFNIALWAGLAIALPFILHQIWLFIAPGLYQEEKRWAAPFIVGAGVSFMLGVVTAYYLILPPMVKFLADFLGGTVSAFLSVGTYIGQVVTVMVAFGLFFEMPILAVVLTKIGVVNHVMLGSVRKFAFIACLVAAAIITPTTDPVNMALFAGPLYLLYEVGVLLSRVFRKREEAEVQSGDPFAGI; encoded by the coding sequence ATGACCCAGAACGACGTCCCCACCATGCTCGAAAAGAGCGCGCCACTGCTGGACCACCTCGAGGAACTCCGGACCCGGCTGATCTACTCCCTGATCTACCTCGTGATCGGGCTCGGCGCCGCGTGGAACTTCGTGCCGCGCATCATCAAGCTGCTGCAGGAACCCCTCGAGCACACCGCCCTCTACAAGGCCGGTAAACTCCAGCTGGTCGCCACGCAGCTTCCCGAACAGCTCCTCATGAGCTTCAACATCGCCCTCTGGGCGGGCCTCGCCATCGCCCTGCCGTTCATCCTGCATCAGATCTGGCTGTTCATCGCGCCGGGCCTGTACCAGGAGGAGAAACGCTGGGCGGCCCCCTTCATCGTCGGGGCGGGCGTCAGCTTCATGCTCGGCGTGGTCACCGCGTACTACCTGATCCTGCCGCCCATGGTGAAGTTCCTGGCGGACTTCCTGGGCGGCACCGTGTCCGCGTTCCTGAGCGTCGGCACGTACATCGGTCAGGTCGTGACCGTGATGGTCGCCTTCGGGCTGTTCTTCGAGATGCCGATCCTGGCGGTCGTCCTCACGAAGATCGGCGTGGTCAACCACGTCATGCTCGGCAGCGTCCGCAAGTTCGCGTTCATCGCCTGCCTCGTCGCGGCGGCCATCATCACGCCCACCACCGACCCCGTCAACATGGCCCTCTTCGCCGGACCCCTCTACCTGCTGTACGAAGTGGGCGTCCTCCTCTCCCGCGTCTTCCGCAAGCGCGAGGAGGCCGAAGTGCAGAGCGGTGACCCCTTCGCGGGCATCTGA
- the tatA gene encoding twin-arginine translocase TatA/TatE family subunit: MGIVEILLIVVVIVLLFGAKKIPEIGKGLGQGIKEFRSTAKDDTTVTVVKPEDRH, encoded by the coding sequence ATGGGTATCGTGGAAATTCTGCTCATCGTGGTGGTCATCGTGCTGCTGTTCGGCGCCAAGAAAATCCCGGAAATCGGGAAGGGCCTCGGCCAGGGCATCAAGGAATTCCGTTCCACCGCCAAGGACGACACGACCGTCACGGTCGTCAAGCCCGAAGACCGGCACTGA